In one Flavobacteriales bacterium genomic region, the following are encoded:
- a CDS encoding PQQ-dependent sugar dehydrogenase, with translation MTLRTIPAACALGLCLSATGQETPITLQVEQVATGLTRITDISHCGDDRLFLTLQGGTIRILDADNTLLATPFLNITSRVNSSGNEQGLLGLAFDPDYSTNGRFYVYYTNGSGSGTSRISRFTVSADPNVADPDSEEILYTAAQPYTNHNGGDIEFGPDGYLYIGFGDGGSGGDPQNLAQNMSSPLGKMIRIDVSGETGWAVPPDNPFVGQTSVLPEIWASGLRNPWRWGFDAETGDLWIGDVGQNAVEEVSYWPAGDNSGPNFGWRCYEANATYNTGGCQPASAYVTPATSHIQSQQGWCSVIGGRVYRGGTYWRIEGRYIYTDYCGGQFYGLRRDEFGAWVRTQHLASGLYGFSCIGENSGGELFAGNNSNGRLYRIKEACPAPAPVIALDGNGLVSTAALGYQWYLNGTAIPGAVGQSYTPTENGDYRVLANTETGCQIFSNIIEITTTGLAEGDASGATVRPIPADAVIWVDGIRAPGAAAELLDAQGRRVRAAAPLNSGSIALDTQELPAGLYTVRLLGPDGTVLLRRNVPVAH, from the coding sequence ATGACCCTTCGAACCATACCCGCCGCCTGCGCCCTCGGCCTATGCCTATCGGCCACGGGCCAGGAAACGCCAATCACCCTGCAAGTGGAGCAGGTGGCCACAGGCCTCACCCGCATCACCGACATCAGCCATTGCGGTGACGACCGGCTCTTCCTCACCCTCCAAGGCGGCACCATCCGCATCCTCGATGCGGACAACACCCTGCTGGCCACGCCCTTCCTGAACATCACCAGCCGGGTGAACAGCAGCGGCAATGAGCAGGGCCTGCTCGGTCTCGCCTTCGACCCGGACTATTCCACCAATGGGAGGTTCTATGTGTACTACACCAACGGCAGCGGGTCCGGCACCAGCCGCATCTCCCGGTTCACCGTGTCTGCCGACCCCAACGTGGCCGATCCCGATAGCGAGGAGATCCTTTACACGGCAGCGCAGCCCTACACCAACCATAATGGCGGCGACATCGAATTCGGCCCTGACGGATACCTGTACATCGGCTTCGGCGATGGCGGCAGCGGCGGCGATCCGCAGAACCTGGCGCAGAACATGAGCAGCCCGCTCGGCAAGATGATCCGCATCGACGTGAGCGGCGAAACCGGCTGGGCCGTGCCGCCCGACAACCCCTTCGTGGGCCAGACCAGCGTGCTGCCCGAGATCTGGGCGAGCGGGCTGCGCAATCCCTGGCGCTGGGGCTTCGATGCCGAGACCGGCGATCTCTGGATCGGCGACGTGGGTCAGAATGCCGTGGAAGAGGTGAGCTACTGGCCCGCCGGCGACAACAGCGGCCCCAACTTCGGCTGGCGCTGCTATGAAGCCAACGCAACGTACAACACCGGGGGCTGCCAGCCGGCCTCGGCCTACGTGACACCGGCCACCTCCCATATCCAGAGCCAGCAGGGCTGGTGCTCCGTCATCGGGGGCAGGGTCTACCGCGGAGGCACCTACTGGCGCATCGAGGGGCGGTACATCTACACCGATTACTGCGGAGGCCAGTTCTATGGCCTGCGCCGCGATGAGTTCGGCGCTTGGGTGCGCACCCAGCACCTGGCCAGCGGCCTCTATGGCTTCTCCTGCATCGGTGAGAACAGCGGCGGCGAGCTCTTCGCCGGCAACAACAGCAATGGGCGCCTCTACCGCATCAAGGAGGCTTGCCCCGCACCGGCCCCGGTCATCGCCCTGGATGGCAACGGCCTTGTCTCCACGGCCGCGCTCGGGTATCAATGGTACCTCAATGGCACGGCCATCCCCGGCGCCGTAGGCCAGAGCTACACCCCGACGGAGAACGGCGACTACCGCGTGCTGGCCAATACGGAGACCGGCTGCCAGATCTTCTCCAACATCATCGAGATCACCACCACCGGACTTGCCGAGGGTGATGCGTCCGGGGCGACGGTACGTCCGATCCCGGCCGACGCGGTGATCTGGGTGGACGGCATCAGGGCGCCTGGCGCAGCGGCGGAGCTGCTGGATGCGCAAGGGCGTCGCGTGCGCGCCGCCGCACCGCTCAACAGCGGCTCAATCGCCTTGGACACGCAGGAGCTTCCTGCGGGCCTCTATACCGTGCGGCTCCTCGGCCCCGATGGCACCGTGCTGCTCCGCCGCAACGTGCCGGTGGCGCACTGA